Proteins from one Cyanobacteriota bacterium genomic window:
- a CDS encoding photosystem II reaction center protein J, protein MSQPGRIPLWLVAVVAGLGVLAIVGLFFYGAYAGLGSSN, encoded by the coding sequence GTGTCTCAACCTGGACGTATCCCCCTATGGCTTGTTGCAGTTGTTGCTGGCTTAGGTGTGCTTGCGATTGTTGGATTATTTTTCTACGGTGCTTACGCTGGACTTGGCTCATCTAACTAG
- a CDS encoding photosystem II reaction center protein L, producing the protein MERTPNPNKQPVELNRTSLFLGLLLVFVLGILFSSYFFN; encoded by the coding sequence ATGGAACGGACTCCAAATCCCAATAAGCAACCAGTTGAGCTTAACCGAACATCACTGTTTTTAGGCTTGTTGTTGGTGTTTGTACTCGGCATTTTATTCTCTAGCTATTTCTTTAACTAG
- the psbF gene encoding cytochrome b559 subunit beta — translation MTSNNPNQPTTYPIFTVRWLAVHTLAVPTIFFLGAIAAMQFIQR, via the coding sequence ATGACAAGTAACAATCCTAATCAGCCAACTACATACCCAATTTTTACAGTTCGTTGGTTGGCAGTTCATACGCTGGCAGTACCCACAATTTTCTTTTTGGGTGCGATCGCAGCCATGCAGTTTATTCAACGGTAG